A genome region from Deltaproteobacteria bacterium includes the following:
- the fabF gene encoding beta-ketoacyl-ACP synthase II, producing MLSRRVVITGLGMVSPLGIGVEKTWQALIQGKSGVVRITKFDPTGFDTQIAAEVKDFVPENFMEKKEIKRMDIFIQYAMASAMMAMEDAQLPITPQNADRVGVVVGAGLGGLTTIESFHKILMEKGPGRISPFFIPALIVNEAPGQISIRFGAKGPNYSVVTACATGNHNIGDAWRMIQQGDADAIIAGGVEATITPLAVSGFNAMKALSTRNHEPEKASRPFDKDRDGFVMGEGCGIIILEEMNQALDRGAKIYAEIIGYGLNGDAYHITAPAPDGEGAARCMAMALKSAGISPEEVDYINAHGTSTDYNDLYETMAIKAVFKEHAKKLAVSSTKSMTGHLLGGAGGVEAIFTVLTIHRGVIPPTINYDTPDPECDLDYVPNVARMADVRVALSNSFGFGGTNAVLIFKKFEP from the coding sequence ATGTTGAGCCGAAGAGTGGTGATTACGGGGCTCGGGATGGTGTCTCCCTTGGGCATAGGCGTGGAAAAGACCTGGCAGGCGCTCATCCAGGGGAAATCCGGCGTAGTTCGGATCACCAAGTTCGACCCCACAGGATTCGATACTCAGATCGCCGCAGAAGTCAAAGACTTCGTCCCAGAAAATTTCATGGAAAAAAAAGAAATCAAGCGGATGGACATCTTCATCCAGTATGCCATGGCTTCCGCCATGATGGCCATGGAAGATGCCCAACTCCCCATTACCCCGCAGAATGCCGACCGGGTGGGGGTGGTCGTAGGCGCCGGGCTGGGCGGATTGACTACCATCGAGTCTTTCCATAAGATCCTTATGGAAAAGGGGCCCGGCCGGATTTCTCCTTTTTTTATCCCCGCGCTCATTGTCAACGAAGCCCCGGGGCAGATCTCCATTCGCTTCGGAGCCAAAGGGCCGAATTATTCGGTGGTCACAGCCTGCGCTACGGGAAACCATAACATCGGAGATGCCTGGCGGATGATCCAGCAGGGCGATGCCGATGCGATAATCGCTGGAGGGGTGGAAGCGACAATCACTCCCCTGGCGGTCAGTGGGTTTAATGCCATGAAAGCTTTATCCACCCGCAATCATGAGCCGGAAAAAGCCTCGCGACCTTTCGACAAAGACCGGGATGGATTCGTAATGGGGGAAGGTTGCGGCATCATCATCCTGGAGGAGATGAACCAAGCCCTGGACCGAGGGGCTAAGATTTACGCGGAAATCATTGGCTACGGCCTCAACGGCGATGCCTACCATATCACCGCTCCCGCACCGGACGGGGAGGGGGCGGCCCGCTGCATGGCTATGGCCCTGAAAAGTGCCGGGATCAGCCCGGAGGAAGTAGATTACATTAATGCCCATGGAACTTCGACGGATTACAATGATCTCTACGAAACGATGGCGATCAAGGCGGTTTTTAAAGAGCACGCCAAGAAACTGGCGGTGAGCTCCACCAAATCCATGACGGGCCACCTCTTGGGGGGAGCCGGTGGGGTGGAGGCGATTTTCACTGTCTTGACCATCCACCGAGGAGTGATTCCTCCGACGATTAACTACGACACCCCGGACCCCGAGTGCGATTTGGATTACGTGCCCAATGTAGCCAGGATGGCAGACGTGCGAGTAGCTTTATCCAATTCTTTTGGCTTCGGGGGCACCAACGCCGTCCTCATTTTCAAAAAATTTGAACCGTGA
- the acpP gene encoding acyl carrier protein, producing the protein MEKSVERRVIEIIVEQLGVSAEEATLEASFIDDLGADSLDLVELIMAMEEEFGVEISDEDAEKIQTVQDVVNYINQHI; encoded by the coding sequence GTGGAAAAATCAGTGGAACGGAGGGTGATCGAGATCATCGTGGAGCAGTTGGGGGTGAGCGCGGAAGAAGCGACCCTGGAAGCTTCCTTCATTGATGATCTGGGCGCCGATTCATTGGATTTGGTAGAACTGATCATGGCCATGGAGGAGGAATTTGGAGTGGAGATCTCCGACGAAGATGCGGAGAAGATCCAGACCGTCCAAGATGTGGTCAATTATATCAATCAACATATCTGA